CGGCGTTGGATTGACCCAATCAGGATCGAGccaatttttttccaaaataatCGGGCCTAAGCCCGACCCAAAGCCTGAAGAAAATTTTCGAACCGGGCTTGGGTAGGGATATGGCCCGGCCCGGCTCAATTCCAACCCTATATGTGATCCTCCCAACTGGTGGACTTGTTGTGCCATCAACTTCATATCACTTTCCTGCTAATTCTTTGCCATAAAGTTTCGGTTCGTGATCTTATTAGAAGTACTCGTGTTAAATGCAATGCATCCATGTATACCCTTGACTAGCTGTAGGATTCCTCTATCATTTAGACTGATAATCCTTTTTGATTTTGTGCTTTCCTACTCTCTTTATTCAAAACTTTACTTGCTGATTGCAAATTATTATTTACTGGATACATGTTTTGAACATGATCAACATCCTTTAATATGTTCTTGTAAATGATTTTGATAAGAGTTCATCTTTGCTGCTGGATTTCATATTTCTCCAACTAAGTTATAAGATTGGGGATGACACGTTACCAATCCtaaaattaagatattagtaATAGAGGTTTTCTAACCTAACATTAGGAATGCTAAGAAACCCTAACATATTGTTTGGATTGGGGGTACACAGGGGTTCATAAGGGGAAGGGAAGGGAGGGTAAAGAATAAATCTctgtttgataaaattttttgagaggtaAAGGAGGGTACAGAAGGGTTCTCTCAACTCCTCCGTATCCCTTACTCAATTTTCTGTACCCCCGATTTGAGGTGTAAAGAGGAAAAAGTTCacacttaatttttattttcctaacttatacttaataaaattttaaaattacaactAGACCATTATATACTCTATCTTACCAACCGCCCCTTTGCTCTTCGCACAACTCAGAAACCCTATAGCCATTATAGATAAAGTTGGATATGATCCAGGAGTGAAATTCATCATATTAGAAAGTTGAGTCatgaatcaaaaaaaaagaacggGCATTTGTCAAACAGAACGGACATTTCAAAAAGCTAAAATTATTCTCGAATAGATTCATATGAATACCAAAAAAAGGAATCAAAGAGAGCAGATTTGAGAAGCATATTTGTCAAAAGAAACAAACATTTGTTAAAATATcacaaatattaaataatatatctATTAATGAGAaaggacatttgtcaaaatatATACAAAATTCTTCTACCCCTCCCTTAATCCCTCTATTCAAACAAGGATAAGGTATGTACCCTTCTTTATCCTTCCCCTCTCTTTCTAAACAAGGGTCCATTAATTTCCTTACCCTCCCCTCCCTTCCCCTCCATTACCCTCCTCTCCCTTCCCCTTATGAACTCTCGTGTACCCCCAATCCAAACAAAGCGTAAGATTCCAACCCACCCACCCCACCCCCATTTGGCATCAGACGGTGCTCGGTTAGAGTTAGAAAGCTAAATAGGGCATGCTGTAGGCAAGAAATTGTATATTTAGTTGGATCATCTCAATTCTAAGATAGTGTAAGAGTTTTCAGAAGACAACTTGTTATTGACATCCGGAAATTATCTAAATATTATGTCATCTGCCATCAAATCTCCTTTTATGCTTCCCTCTTTGCATCAAAAGAGAATGAAACCACAAACCGACactagaagaaagaaaagaagatcatCTATATCAGCCTACTTACAAGAGCTACACTAATTGCGCAGCTAGCAGCCCTGCGAAGTTCTTGCTCATCTATATCAGCCTCTTCgtacaagttttttttttctttccgaaGTCACCTCAAATAATTTGAAAAAGAGGcacctttattttcttttttctactGCAAGTTTTAGGTGTTCATTCCATTAAATAACTCGACCTAGAAATTTTATCTGCACATCATCAAGACCATTCCCACATTACCATTCCAAATCTTATATGCAAACATCCTTATTTTCCAAACTCGATTGAAGAGGATCAATGGAACATGGGTAAAGCAAGCAATAGATCAGAAGAACTCACATCTCAGGTTAGCCCGATAGAGAAGGGAAAGCGAGAGAAGGAAAAAagatagggaaaaaaaaaagcgaGAAAGCGCACCAGAACTTGAACTCGGGAAGGCGACGGACGAAGGGGCGGAACTCGTCAGAGGAGCGGGTGGGGAGGGAGGGGCCGGGGCCGTCAACGAGCTCCTGGATCTCGGGGTCAACCTGGGGGGAGAGGAAGGCGATGAAGAGGTTGAGGACGTAGATGCCAAGGGCGTATGAGACGATATAGAAGCCCTGGACGAACCAGACGCGGATGGCGTAGGCAACGGCCACCGCTCCGAACCACAGCCACCGCCGGAACACGTGCGGCGTCGCCTTGTCCAGTAAGTGCTGGTACCGCCGAGAAGCGGCAGCGGCCCACGCCGACAGCACCGGCACGCCACCGTCGGAGGAAGAATCCATTGCCGTCTCACTATGCCCTCTTTCGCCTAATCGGGTCCCTCCTTCGCCCTCCATTGCTACCCTTATTGCTAACCTtctcctaaacaaattagagggcCTCGCCTTTTTAACAAGGTCGGGTTTAAAACGAAGGACGCGTTTGGTTTGGCATAACGCCTGGGTTGGGAGAGAAGAAACGGGGTGGAAAGAAAAGAATGGGAGaggaaattatttttttaaaaaaaaatttaaaaaaaataaaaaaatatatattttttttaaattcataacttttttctttcaaattaagagaaattaagaataaataatttttttgtaatttcCATCTTACTTCTTTAatgataaagaataaaattaatattatatttcaattctaAGATTTAATTGGAGAGAAAAAATTGAAAgtaagtaaattttttataattccatcttactcttttattgataaagaataaaattaatattacattTCAATCCTAAGACTTATTTCATACATTCTACCTAAGCCTCCCATCTTATTGAGACTCTCGTGAAtagaaaaaaatcaacaaaaacaaaaagaaaaatgaaaaaaataaaaaataagatcttTTTTTTGATTCATTTCTCGAGTTTGTTGGATTCCTTTCAAGGatataatagtaaaaaaatattataatattttttttcttctttgctttcaatcaaaagagaagaaattatttttttctttaaactcTCAATCAAGAGGGAAGAGATATActtactttcttttcttttcttttttttattaattttttttttctttttctttcttccctgaACTCCCAACCAAAGCATAAGAATTGGCATCGGTTTTAAAATAGATTTGCCTAGGAATCAGAATGACCATATGCACCAATGTATTTCGAGGGTGCTTGGTTGgaagaacaaaaatcatatgagatGGATGCCagagaaaaaattattggaaTAGGTTTCATAGTTTGATATATTTCTTTTAAcactaattttaagaaataaatctaaaagtcgaAAACTTTTTTCACTGTCAGAGTTGTCAATTTCATGATTGAAAAAAAATGGcattctctttcttcctcatttttaaCCAAATGATACACAtcaaataaattaatcatcaaataaatcaatatatacctccagataaattgatatatagttttcaaaatataaattttactaATATATAGTATATGATTGGATGATATACACTTAACAAATTAGTCATCTAACAATTTAATATATACTTAAAGTAAATTGATACATGGATGATATATAAATGAtatatcatatatcaaaaaagTCATCTAACAATCTAATATATACCTTCAAGCAAATAGACGATATATACCTTCTTTGATACACATTCATTTCATGATTGAAAAAAAATGAcattctctttcttcctcatttttagCCAAATGATACACAtcaaataaattaatcatcaaacaAATCAATATATACCtccagataaattgatatatagttttcaaaatataaatttactaATATATAGTATATGATTAGATGATAGACACTTAACAAATTAGTCATCTAACAATCTAATATATACCTTAAAGTAAATTGATACATGGATGATATATAAATGATATATCATATGTCAAAAAAGTCATCTAACAATCTAATATATACCTTCAAGCAAATAGACGATATATACCTTCTTTGATACACATTCATTGACTTCTTAATACATATTATAAGTTATTTAATATACATCCAACAGTGATCCAATATACACCTATAGATAAATCGATATACAAATTTTAGATATGTATCAAAGAAGCTTATAGTATATATTATAATTTCGATCAGTGTGTATCATTATAGTATGTACTATGTATTGATAAACATAATATTCTGAAAACTATGTATCAGTTTATTTAGATATGTGTATTAGTTTGTCAGATGAGTAATTGGATATAttgattaatctaaaaatatatattggaTCATTGCTAGATGTGTATCAAAGAAGCTTATAATATATATCAAGAAGCTGATGAGTATGTATCACCGTACCATTAGTATGTATTGATAAACATTATGTTTTGAAAATTATGTATGAATTTATTTGAAGATGTGTAAAAAGATTGTTAGATGACTAATTTGCTAAGTATGTGTCATCTAATTGTATATTATGTATTAGTAAACTTCATATTCCGAAAACTATGTATCATTTATCTGAAGGTGTTTATTGATTTGCTTAATGATTAATTTACTTGATATGTATTATCTGATCATATAATATATACTGATAAAaagtatattataaaaataatgaagaaagagaataccatatttttttattttgaattacaAAGCTAATGACTACATTAGTAAGAGGAATCATTGACTTTTAAGTTTCTTTTTAAGATTAGTATTCAAGGAAACATGTCAAAATCAGAAACCTACCCGATAATTTTTTCTCTAATGCTCACCCTATATAATTTTTGTTTTGATTGGAGAGAGCTAGAGTCTAGAATGGAAATGGGTGACTTTCATTCCAACTATTTGATTGAAGAGAGTcccatttcaatttcaattttgattctatGGTAGAATGAAAATGACTCAATCCTCCTAAAATTCGAGAGATATTTGGTTTAAATCGGAACTGGAATGGATTGTAATAAGAATCGGAATCACCATATCTCTCGAAGCATTTaagggtgtttggttcgtaatcaGAATAGAttgaaatcagaatcagaatgattAAATCTCCcaaagcatttggttcgtgaccatgattaaaatcaaaataaaatttgaatccttagaaaaaagtagggattgagttttagatagattggaCCATTCCATTCTAAAATAAGAATGGGACTCTTTCCAACCAAAAGGCTGGAATAAGAGTCACCTATTTCCATTCCGATTCAATACTCCAACTCTCCCTAGCCAAACACTCTCTTAGTTCATGACTGAAAgcgaaatcagaatcgaaatgcaTGATTCGTATTCTTGTTGTTTGATTCATTTTAAAGATAAGAATCGAAATCAACATAATTTCTACTTTTATCCTAaattaaaatcttcaaaaattaactATTTTCATCTATCTTTAatatatttatcttatttattattttattaattttattattattttattttttataatttaatatttatatcttatttttattatttttattttatttaatatttttgttttgtttaatattttatttttattttttatttttactttgaaTCTCGGAATCCTCATCAGATCCGTGTTCCCTCTCGCCCCCATCAAATCCCAAGACATGTCCTCCTCTCATTCCTCCCCCTCTGAGACCCCACCAAATCACAAACTATAGCTTCGACCATCAATTTTTCCTCTCCTCTGCCTCCTCGCCCTCCTTCCAATCAAGATAGAGGATCCTCTAGCAATTTTGAGCAAACAAACTCCTCCAATGTCGACAGAGATGAGGAGAAGAATAGAGGAAAAGGACCAACGAGTTCATAGCCAGGGCTCCTCATGATGAGGAGATGGATCGAATTCCAATTCTAATGTATTCCAATCTCAATTTCTATTGGGCAAGATCCGGTACCACTCGTTGcggtagaaagaaagaaaaaaaaataaaaaatacaatcaaatatgtaGATCAGCCAAAAGACTCGCCTCCAtaaggcatgcaagcttcactatgagaaaagagataatttataagagaagattgcagcctcaacccttgtacaccaatCTTTATCTCTTAACAagaaactctccctcacaaaagctctctctctaggagatCCTCTAAATCTCTGAAATGATCGCTGTCTGACAGTCTGCCTGAGATATCCCGTATGTCTGCTCTCTGCCGGTGCTCCTCAAGATACTACTGCTGAACTCCCTCTCTCAGTTGCTATCGTCTCTTAGGTTTCTGCCAAACACACCCTACTACCATAGAATCCATTAGGGCCTTTAAAGGCCCGAATTCGAGCCCTGATCGGAGTAGAAATTGATTCAGGACTTCTCACATCACCTAGAAATCTCTTGGCCCGTCAAATGATGATCGCAAGTCACTAGCCGCCATCTAATCATGCATCCACACCACCCGATCCACGCAAAATCCTATGAACCGAAAGAAACCAGATGGAAAATGGTgctggtccatcatggaccacatGAAACCCCTAGAAAATGGCCGCCCGATCCATGCACCCTCCTATGGACCACTGGCTCATGGAGAGCAGTGTGAAAATCCAGCACGAGCCGTGCACCCATGCAAGCCCGCACTGGACCACGCATCTGCGACCAACTCGTGAGCTGGGCCTGCCAGTGCGCTGGGTCGTGGGCCTGGCTGGGCCACTTGTAGGTCTGGCTGGGCTATGGGCTGCACCCCTTTTTCCTATCTTCTGGTATGAGGGCTTCCTTCTGAGCTTCTTCTGTGCTAGTTCTTCACCTGTGGGCTCCTTGTGTGTCGaatttaagatatttttctcaacaatctccatttcgactcaatattcgatctcctcctaattctgagagcttctagatcttcTGCCCTCATACCCTGGGGCAAAcacctactgatcatggatgagCAAACATGAAAATCGAATCAGACTGCTCAATCACATGTTCATCATATGCTATGCTCCTCCTAACTTAAGATCTGCTCGAGGTAGTCTCCTACTGTAATATAAATTTTACCTTAcgatatcgcctctcatcctctcgagtcttgcATCTCGTGCCCGATTCATCTGGAGCTTTATCTTGCTCCATACTCTCCTTGGCTTCTGAAGCTCCATCTCGCGCTGGACTCCCCATCAAATAATAATATCCTATagtcctcttcttcccctctaaTATCATCCTATCATCGTACAAAACCTTCAAGATTCCATCACTAGCTATCGTCCTACAATcatttgaatccagtctgcttaaTGAGATAAGATTTCACCTAAATAGAATATTTATCGGACCTCACCGAATCTTCTCACTGCACTATCATGCATACTCCAACTAACTATCTTAGTGcttctgatcgcacagcttgatTCATCTAGCAAGTGAACAATGCTCTCACTGCTCTTCAGTGAGTCAAACAACTCTTCTCTGTAATATACATGATGCGAACATGCAGAATCCATAATCCACtaatggaaagaagtagatacctcatctgtCATCCAAAGAACATCATCGCTGTCTTCTGTATCATTACCTACCATCACCACAATAGCCTTCGTCCGATCTTTTCATTATGGGCAATCTCTAACATGATGTCCCAACTCATCGCACCGATAGTATTTCATCTTGCTCAAGTTTCTCtccctggacttggaccgctcaTCTTGTGATCTCTTACCGCTTCATCTTCTGCCACCACCACCTCCAGTCACCGCCAAAGCTAAGTCACCATCTGAACTCGAAGTCTGATTCTCCCATATGAGAATCTCGTTCTAGAGTAGTACAGAAGTCACCTCtttcatcttgatggtgctctttttcactagaagagcagtcattaaagactcaaaagaaggagaaagcgatgaaagcaagaccaacgctctgatcttctccttaactttctcgtcaatactgaggaggtcggtgaaaatcttctgaaagttgctaagatactcctgcatgctctatccttcgatcatctatagttgataaaactgcctccagagaaagaaAGTGTTGGTGAGAAACTTTACCATATACAACTCCTTGAGTTTCGACCACATCGCCATCGAAAAAATCTCGCCAAGTATATGGATCACCACGTCATCTGCTAGGTACAAATGGAtcatactcaccgtctgcatttgGAGCCACCTTCAATCCATCATCTCTATGATAGTCAGCATCTTCTTGcataagagagtatcgatcaataCTTGctagatgagcacgtccttcaccctcgcttgccacaaaaaaaattactcttttcatcaaattgattgatctccaccttgattgtgcttgtcttctccatcttcttcaatcttgattaccaccgctgcaatctgcactCTGACACTGcctagctctaataccacttgttggataaAATTGGTACTACTCATTGTagcagaaaaaagaagaaacaaaataagaaacacaatcaaatatgtagatcagctaaaaggctcgcctccatggggcatgcaagcttcactatgagaaaagataaaatttatcagaggagatctaccctcaaccctcgtacaccaatCCCTCTCTCTCAACAAAAAAACTCTCTCTCACAAATGCTCTCTCTGTAGGAGATCCTTTGAACCCCTGAAATGATCGCTATCTAACAATCTGTCCGAGGTACCCAGTATCTCTACTCTCTATCGGTGCTTCTCAGATTGCTGCTGTCGAACTCCCTATCTCGGCTACTGTCATCTTTTATATTTCTATCGAACATACCTCACTACCACAGAATCCATCAGAGCCTTTAAAGGCCTAAATCCAAGCCTTAATCAGAGTAAAAACTAATTCAGGATTCCTCACATCACCCAGAAACCTCTTTGCCCATCAGATGATGATCACAAGCCCCTAGCCACCATTCGATCGTGCATCCGCACCACCCGATCCATGCAAAACCTTGTGAACCATGAGAAACTAGGTGGGAAACGGCATCGATCCATCATGGATCGCATGAAACCCCTGGAAAATGATTGCTTGGTCCACGCACCCTCCTATAGACCGCCAACTCATGCTGAGCGGCGTGAAAATCCGACACATCTCACGCACCCGCATGCTGGGCCCATGTGCCAGCGCGCTGGGCCCGTGCGCCCCCATGCGAGCCCATGCTAGGCCGTGCATTTGCGGTCAGCCCGTGCGTTGGGCCATGGGCCTAGTTGGGCCATGGGCTTTTTCCTGTGGGCCCGTGCCCCTTTTTCCTATCTTCTGATCTGAGGGCTTCCTTTTGGGCTTTTTCTGTGCTGGTTCTTCACCTATGGGCTCCTCGTGGGTCGAATTCGAAGCATTTTTCTCAACAATTCTGGTTGCGAACCAAACACTTCCTAGATTTTGGGAGGATTAGGTCATTCTCATTCTTCTATAGAATCAGAATTGGATTGAGACTCCATCTCAATCAAATGGTTGGAATAAATCATCCATTCCCATTCCCTTTTCAAGCTCTAACTCCCTCCAATCAAATACCCTTGCAATCCTTACTCTCTCCTAAGGATTCAAATATCCATTCaaattctgattttgattctaattctgatcacgaaccaaatgctttgAAGGATATGGCCATTCAGATTTCTATTCCGATTCTAGTCGCGAATCACACCCTCTTTGTTCATGATCAAGATCAAAGTGAGAATTGAAATAGAACTTGAATATAAGTGGAGAGTAAGGATTAGAGCATTTTCATTTTTATTCCGATTTCAAAGTCTAACTATCTACAATCAAATAGAAGAGTCTTAGCTCCCTCAACAAAACATGCCCTAAGTTAGTAACCAAAAAGAATTTGGAGATGATGGGAGCTTGTGATTCATAATAATGGGGCCAATGACTTTTATGtgcattttaaaattaaaatattgaaaACTTAGCTATTATATCAAACCTAGAATTATTATAACACTTGCAGGTAACCTACATATG
Above is a genomic segment from Elaeis guineensis isolate ETL-2024a chromosome 1, EG11, whole genome shotgun sequence containing:
- the LOC109504755 gene encoding protein RER1A, which produces MEGEGGTRLGERGHSETAMDSSSDGGVPVLSAWAAAASRRYQHLLDKATPHVFRRWLWFGAVAVAYAIRVWFVQGFYIVSYALGIYVLNLFIAFLSPQVDPEIQELVDGPGPSLPTRSSDEFRPFVRRLPEFKFWYSITRAFCIAFILTFFSVFDVPVFWPILLFYWVVLFTVTMKRQILHMIKYKYVPFSSGKQRYIGKRAVSSDDESAPSN